CGCGAAGTGACCTTGCCGAACGGCTACCGGCTCACCGTCGAGGCCTTCCAGTCCCTCGGCATCCTGCTCGGCGGCGGAGAGGGCAGCCACCGCCTGCACTACCTGCTGGAGCACGCCTTCGTCCGTACCCCGAACGGCCCGGAGCTCTCCGACGCGTTCCAGGAAGAGGTCCAGGGACTCCTCTCCTACGCGTCCCACCCGCTCTACGCCCTCGTCCACGAGGCGACCTACGGCCAGGACGAGCGGCCCACCGCCTGGTCGGCCGAACGTGTGCGCGCCGAGTTCCCGCAGTTCGACGCGGCCAAGACGCTCGCCGGCGACGAACCGCTCCTCTTCACCGGCGAGTCCATCCACCCCTGGCTGTTCGACTGCGACCCGGCCCTGCGCCCGCTGCGCGAGACCGCCGAACAACTCGCCGCCCGCACCGACTGGCAGCCCCTGTACGACCCCGCCCGCCTCGCCGTCAACGAGGTCCCGGTCGCCGCGGCCGTCTACCACGACGACATGTACGTCGACACGGCCCACTCCCTGCGGACCGCCCGCGCCATCCGCGGCCTGCGTACCTGGGTGACGGACGAGTTCGAGCACGACGGCGTCCGCGCGGGCGGCCCCCGGGTCCTCGACCGGCTGCTCGCTCTCGCCCGGAACGACGCCTGACGCGACCGGGGCGGCCGGTGAGGGACGGCATGCCCAGGAGGCCGTCGAGGCGGCCCGGCCCAGGCTCGGCCGCAGCGCCCCGGACCGGCCGCGCTCACCTGCCGCACGCGGCGGAACAGGAGGCGGTGTCGCCGACGCGGAGCCACCCGCCCGGCTCGGCTCAGGCGGCCACGGCCAGGGTGCCGAGCGGGCGGTGCGGGCTCACGACCCGCCCGTCCGGCAGGAGTTCACCGGTGCCGTCGAAGACGATGGTGCCGTCGGACAGCAGGCTCCAGCCCTGTTCGGGATGGGACGAGACGATCACCGCGGTGAGGTGGGAGACGCTGTCGACGGTGGGGCACGGGGGCTGGTGGCTGCACATGACGTCTCCTCGATGCGTTCGGCTCCTGCGTCTTTCGGCCGGTGTCTCTGTGGTAGCCGACTTTGTTTGCCGTTGGATGTGCAGACCCCCACACCGCGGCGGATTCATCGGTGAGTTCGGGTGCGGGCAGTGGTCGGGCGCGCGGTTAGGCTGGACGGTGATGCAAGAACAGATGATCGACCTGCGTGGCGACTGCGAGCGGTGCTTCGGCCTGTGCTGTGTGGCCCTGCCCTTCTCGGCCTCCGCGGACTTCGCCCTCGACAAGCCGGCCGGCAAGCCCTGCCCGAACCTCCGGGACGACCACCGGTGCGGCATCCACACGAAGCTGCGGGCCGAGGGCTTCACCGGATGCACGGTCTACGACTGCTTCGGCGCCGGACAGAAGGTCTCGCAGATCACCTTCGGCGGCCGGGACCGGCGCACCGCGCCGCCTGCGGAAGCCCGCCTGATGCTCGACGTCTTCCCCGTGGTGCGCCAGCTCCACGAACTGCTCTGGTACCTCACCGAGGCGCTCACCCTGACCGCGGCCCGCCCGGTCCACGCGGACCTGCGCCGCCTGCTGGAGCGCACCGAGGCGCTGACCCTGGGCACCGCCGAGGACCTTGCCGTGCTGGACGTCTCCGCGCACCGGCAGGACGTCAACGTCCTGCTGCTGAGGACCAGCGAGCTGGTGCGGGCCGGCATCGGCGGCAAGAAGAAGAACCGCCGGGGCGCCGACCTGATGGGTGCCCGCCTCAGGGGTGCCGACCTGCGGGGCGCCACTCTCCGAGGTGCCTACCTCATCGCTGCCGACCTCACCGGCGCCGACCTGCGGGGCGCGGATCTGATCGGTGCCGACCTGCGCGACGCCGACCTCACGGACGCGGACCTGACCGGCGCGTTCTTCGTCACCCAGCCCCAGCTGAACGCGGCCCGGGGCAGCGCCGGCACCCGGCTGCCGGACTCAGTCACCCGCCCCGCGCACTGGACAGCGCGCCTCTGACGGCGGGGCCTCGTCGAGTTCCGTCACGGTCCCGGTGGCGGGCCCGCCCTGTCGCCGTTCCAGGCGCAGCCGCAGCGCGTGCGGCATCAGCGTCAGCCGCTCGGTCACGGTGAGCCGGTAGTCGGGGTCGGCGAGGAGTTCGTAGCGGCGCAGCAGCAGGCCCAGCACCAGCGTCGCCTCATGGAGTGCGAACTGCCGCCCGATGCAGGCCCGTGCCCCGGTGCCGAACGGCTTGAACACGTGCGGGGGGCGCGACCGTACGGCCTTGGGGTCGAAGCGGTCCGGGTCGAACCGCTCGGCGTCCGCGCCCCACACCTCGGGATCGCGCTGCAGCATCGGTGTGAGCACCAGCGTCCACGCACCGCGCCGCATCGGGTACCGGCCGGCGAGCACCGTGTCCTCAAGTGCCTCCCGGGCGAACGCGGGTGCCGTGGGCCACAGCCGCAGCGACTCGTCGAGGACCCTTCGCACATAGCGGAGCTTCGCCACCTGGTCGTAGCCGGGCATCGAGGTGTCACCCCAGACGCGGTCCACCTCGGCCCGCGCGCGTGCCGCGACCTCGGGGTGGCGGGAGAGGTAGTGCAGGGCGAAGGAGAGCGCACCCGACGTGGTCTCGTGGCCCGCCACCAGGAAGGTGATGACCTGTCGGCGGACGTTTTCGGGGGACAGCCGCTCACCGGTCTCCGGGTGGGCCGTCTCCAGCATCCGGTCCAGCAGATCGCCGTCCCCGCCCGACGCACGCCGGGCCCGGACCAGGTCGTCGACCATACGGTTGAGGTAGGCGATGTCGGCGGCGTTGCGTTTCGCGGCACGCCTCAGCAGAGCGGCGAACGGTACCGAGTTGAGCCGCTGCGCATAGCTCAGCGTGCCCACCATCGCGGTCACGAAGGGATGCGGGAGGTCCCGCTCGAAGGAGCCGAAGTCATGGCCGAAGCCGGTGCGCGCGATGGTCTCCAGGGTCAGTTTGGTCATGTCCCCGGGCACGTCCACCGACCGGCCGGCGGCCAGTTCGCCGTCCCAGTGGTCGGTCAGGCGGCCGGCCACGGCCAGCATCATCGGGTGGTAGGCCTCCATCGCCTCCCGGCTGAAGCCGGGCGCCAGCACGTCGTGCGCCAGCTGCCAGTTCGGCTCGTGGTTGTACGCCGTGAACAGCCCGTCGCCGGCGACCGGCCGCAGGTTGGCGACCCCCAGGCCCACGTGCTTGGCGAACCGTGACTCGTCCGCGAGATCCGCCACCAGATCGGCGCCCCAGGTGAACACGAACTCCCGGTCGAAGGCCTTGCGCCGGTAGATCGGCCCCAACTGGCGGGCGAAGCGCAGTGAGTCCTGGAGCGGGGTGGCCCGGTTGACGCCCAGGACGTCACCGAGCAGCGGGAGCCGACGCGGCGGATGCGGAATGCGGTGCAGTTCCGGCCAGCCCAGCTCGGCACTGCGAAACCCCGTCGGCCGCGTGGCCGTCGTCGTCTCCGCCATGACGCGATCTCCCTTGATCCAGCGGCAGTTGAGCGCGTTGTACGTCGGTTCAATAGCGCGTCCAGTCTGATCCCCTTGTTGAACCGGCGTCAAGTAAAGTGCGGGCATGGCCGGGAAACAGGGCGAGCGCGTGCGCCGCAGGCTCAGCACCGGGGAGCGGCGGGAGCAGCTCCTGTCGGTGGGGGCGAGGCTGTTCTCGGAGAGTCCGTACGACGACGTGTGGATCGAGCAGGTCGCCGAGATCGCCGGTGTCTCGCGCGGACTGCTCTACCACTACTTCCCGACGAAACGGGACTTCTTCGCCGCGGTCGTCGAGCGCGAGAGCGAGCGGATGCTGGCCCTGACCGCGGCCGTGCCGGGTGTCCCGGTGCGCGAGCAGCTCTCCGCGGGCCTGGACGCCTACCTGGTGCACGTCCGGGCGCACGCGCACGGTTACCGGGCCTTCCACCGTGCCGACGCCGCCGGGGACCAGTCCGTCCGCAGGGTCTACCAGCGGGCGCTGGCGCTGCAGGAGCGGCAGATCCTCGCGGCGCTGGCCGCTGATCCGGAGTTCGGGGCGCAGGTGCAGGAGCGTGTGGACCTTCAGCTGGCCGTGCGGGGCTGGCTGGCCTTCACCACCGCGGTCTGCCTGGAGTGGCTGCGGGGCTCGGATCTCTCCAGGGAGCAGGTGCGCGATCTGTGCGCACGGGCGCTGCTCGGTGTCCTCGCCCTCTGATTCACACCCCTTCGCCCCGACCGGTGGGCGGCCGGTGGTTGGCTTCATCGCCGATCTTCGATAGGTTAGGCAAGGCTTACCTAAGGAGGCAATGGATGGGTGACAGTCAAGCGTGGACGGCGGCCCCTTCCGCGGCGGAACACGCCCGGTCGGTACTCGCCGCCTCGTGGTCCTGCGCGGTGACCGCGGAGAGCGGCCGCGAGGAGATCGTCGGCGCGCACACCGTGGCCGGGAACGGGCGGGTGACGCTGGACGTGCCCGACGACAGCTCCCTGCTCGAAGCCGCGATCTGCGCGCCCCGCGGCGAGCCGTCCGCCGTCCTGGAGTTCGCCGACGCGGCTCCTGTCCCCGTCCGCAGCCGGATCCGCGCCCGTCTGTGGATCGCTGGCTGGTTCGCCCCCGGGGACGGGGAGCGGCGGCTGGAGTTCAACGCCACGCGGGTGGTGCTGCGCCGCCCGTCCGGCGCCGTCGTCGTCGACCTCGACGACTTCGCCGGCGCCGCGCCCGACCCGCTCGCCATGGCCGAGGCCCGGCTGCTCACCCACCTCGCCGACAGCCACCCGGACGCCATAGAGCGGCTGACCCGGCTCGTCGAGCCCGAGACCCTGCACGGCGCGGTCCGCGTGCAGCCCCTCGCGGTCGACCGGCACGGACTGACCCTGCGCATCGAGCGCACCCGCGCCCACGGCGACGCACGCCTGCCCTTCCACGCGCCCGCCGACGACGTCGCCCAGCTCACCGAGCGCATGCACGTCCTGCTGACCCAGGCGAGCGCGGCGTCCTGTCCACGAGCCCTACAGCGGCAGCGCACAGACAGCGACGGGTGACGCGAACGCCTCGCCGGCGCGCCGCAGTTCACCGTTGATCGTGTCCACGCGGAAGACGGTGACGGTTCCGGACCTCTGATTCGCCGCGAAGAGCAGTGCCCCGTCCGGCGAGAAGGCGATCTGCCGCGGGAAGTCACCGCCCACCGGCACCGTGTCGAGGAGCCTGAGCCGGGCGCCGCCCGCCTCCACCGCGTAGCGCGTGAGGCTGTTGTGGCCCCGGTTGGCGAGATACGCGTAGGAGCCGTTCGCGGTGACCAGGAACTGCGCCGGGTAGTTGGTGCCCGAGCCCGTTCCCGTGGACTGCGCCGCCCCGACGGAGAGGTGGCCCGTCTTCCGGTCGTAGGCGCAGACCGCGACCGTGTTGTCGACCTCGTTGGCCAGGTACGCGTACCGGCCGCCGGGATGGAAGGTGAGGTGGCGTGGACCGGCACCCGGCCGGGTCCGCGCCCGCGAGACCTCCGTGAGCGCACCGGTCCGCTCGTTCAGGCGGTAGCTGTAGACGGTGTCGGTCCCCAGGTCGACAGCGAGCACATGACCGCCGTCGGGAGCGGTGACGAACTGATGGGCGTGCGGTCCCTCCTGGCCGGGGCCGGGCGCCGGCTCGGAGTGGGTGACCGTCTCCCTGCGCTCACCGAGCGCGCCCGAGGCGTCGATCGGATGCACGGCCACACTGCCGGAGGCGTAGTTCGCGCTGAGCAGCCAGCGCCCGCCCGGATGCACCGACAGATGACACGGCCCCGCCCCGCCGGTGCTGCGGCTCCCCAGGATCTCGCGGTCGGACAGACGTACGGCGGTCACCGCGCCGGCGTCCTGTTCGGCGACCGCGTACAGCGTCCGGCCGTTCGGATGCACCGCGAGATAGGACGGGTTGGTGGCACCGGTGAGCGTTCCCGCGGCGGTGACACGGCCGCTGCCGGCGTCGTAGGTGGCCAGGCCGATCCCGGTGCCGCCGCCCTCGACGGAGGTGTAGGTGCCGACGTACAGAGGGCGGGGGCCGGTCGGAGCCGCGGACGACGGTGTTCCCGTCGGGCTGGGGCTCGGGGTCCGCGAGGAGGTGGCGGCTTCCTTCCGCGCCGACTCCGACGCGGAGCCGGGCGACGACTCCTCCGGGGACGAGCCGCAGCCCGCGAGGCCCGACGCGGCGGCTGCTCCCGCGAGGGCGCCGACGAAGCGACGCCTGCTCCAGCCGTCGTCCGCACCGGCCATCTCCACGCACCCCGGGTGATCGGTCGTCTCGTCGTCGGACAACCACCTTCACCTGGATCACTCGCCCGATGCAACCCGGGCCCCGCCCGCCCGCTACCAGTCGCCGTCCTCGACCGGCTTGCCCGGCGCGTCCCCCAACGGCTTGACCTGGGGCGCTGTGGGCTGCTGCCAGGGCTCGTGGTCGTCGCCGAGCCAGTCGCCGACCGGCTTCACGCCCTCCAACGTGTCCGTCGGGGTGAGATCCTCCGCGTCCTGGTCGTAGTAGTCGTACCAGGGCAGGCCCGCCCTGGTGTACGCCGCGCGGTCCACGGGCGACGGCGGGGGAGCCTCACCGGTGATGCGGCGCCACTCGGGCGGCGTCACCAGGTGCACGAAGACCCGCCCGGCCGGGGTGTCCGCCCAGTCCGACAGGGGCCGGTCGTCCCGGTACACCTCCTGGCGCATCGAACCGCCGACGCCCAGCCCCATGGCCGCGGCGGCCCGAGGAGCCCCCGCCGGAGCGGCAGGCGCGGCCATCGCCATGGGCATGGCGGCGCCGTATCCCATGGAGGGCCTCGCCGTCCGCATCCGCCGCTGCGCCTCGCGCCACTCGGCCAGCCGGGCCTCGGACAGCGGGAACGACTGCAGCTGCACGCCGCCCCACACCTCCTCGCCCGTGACCTGCCCCTCGACGGTCGCGCCCAGCCCGAGTGGCACCGCCACGAACTGGCGTACCGTCCCCTTGCCGGAGTTGATGCCGTCCAGCCACGGCTGCCGGGGCAGGACCACGTAGTTCTGCGGGTCGCGGACCAGTCGGTCGCTCCACGGCTTCCCGGAGACGGCGCACACCTTGCCCACCCCGACCTGGAGTGCGGCGGGCTCGGTGGTGCTCCCGAAGCTCAGCCACATCGCCTCGCGCAGGTACACGGGCAGCATCACCCCGCCGCGGGCCCGCCACTGCTCCGGCACGGTGTCCGGATAGTCCGAGACCCGGCGCACCGGGAACTCGCCGAGCCCCGGCGGCAGCGGATGCGTGCCCGTCTCCGGCAGTCGCAGGGTGCGGACGAACCGCACCGCCGCACCGCCCGGCAGTCGCAGTGTGTTCCCGTCGATCCGCACGCTCGTGTCGGTCATCGGCCCGCCCCCTTGATCGCTGTACCCACGTCACCTAGAACGACCGGCGAGCGCCGATCGGTTCCTGCGCCACTGTTCCTGGAGCCGCGTCAGATGCGGCATCCGCTCACGCTGCTCACGGGCGGACCGGTCCAGCTCCTCCAGCAGGCGGCGCGAGCGGTGGTCGGTGTCCAGCTCGTCGAGGATGCGGTTGACCTCGGTCAGGACGGCCCCGTGCAGCTGCCAGTGGCGTGCGTCGCGCTGGATCTCCTCCAGCAGCAACTGGGCCAGCTTGTCCCGGGTCGCCGTGGCCTGGCGCAGCTCCGCGGTGAGCCGGGCCTCCGCCGACTCGGCGCTCACACTCACATGGGTGGTGACCAGGACGGCGAAGCTGACCACGGCGTCGCCGATCTCCGACATCAGCTGCTCGACGGTG
This is a stretch of genomic DNA from Streptomyces sp. NBC_00285. It encodes these proteins:
- a CDS encoding TetR/AcrR family transcriptional regulator, with product MAGKQGERVRRRLSTGERREQLLSVGARLFSESPYDDVWIEQVAEIAGVSRGLLYHYFPTKRDFFAAVVERESERMLALTAAVPGVPVREQLSAGLDAYLVHVRAHAHGYRAFHRADAAGDQSVRRVYQRALALQERQILAALAADPEFGAQVQERVDLQLAVRGWLAFTTAVCLEWLRGSDLSREQVRDLCARALLGVLAL
- a CDS encoding lactonase family protein gives rise to the protein MAGADDGWSRRRFVGALAGAAAASGLAGCGSSPEESSPGSASESARKEAATSSRTPSPSPTGTPSSAAPTGPRPLYVGTYTSVEGGGTGIGLATYDAGSGRVTAAGTLTGATNPSYLAVHPNGRTLYAVAEQDAGAVTAVRLSDREILGSRSTGGAGPCHLSVHPGGRWLLSANYASGSVAVHPIDASGALGERRETVTHSEPAPGPGQEGPHAHQFVTAPDGGHVLAVDLGTDTVYSYRLNERTGALTEVSRARTRPGAGPRHLTFHPGGRYAYLANEVDNTVAVCAYDRKTGHLSVGAAQSTGTGSGTNYPAQFLVTANGSYAYLANRGHNSLTRYAVEAGGARLRLLDTVPVGGDFPRQIAFSPDGALLFAANQRSGTVTVFRVDTINGELRRAGEAFASPVAVCALPL
- a CDS encoding alpha/beta fold hydrolase, whose product is MTATYRQPGLVLTDRRFTVPLDHADPAGETIELYAREAVASERAGQNLPWLVYLQGGPGFGANRFVGKGGWFGRALKEYRVLLLDQRGTGHSSPANRQTLPLRGGPAEQADYLAHFRADSIVRDCEAIRAQVTGGAPWTVLGQSFGGFCATTYLSTAPEGLAAAVITGGLPSLDAHADDVYRAAYPRVERKVGAHYARYPQDVERARRIADHLLTREVTLPNGYRLTVEAFQSLGILLGGGEGSHRLHYLLEHAFVRTPNGPELSDAFQEEVQGLLSYASHPLYALVHEATYGQDERPTAWSAERVRAEFPQFDAAKTLAGDEPLLFTGESIHPWLFDCDPALRPLRETAEQLAARTDWQPLYDPARLAVNEVPVAAAVYHDDMYVDTAHSLRTARAIRGLRTWVTDEFEHDGVRAGGPRVLDRLLALARNDA
- a CDS encoding DUF5999 family protein, producing MCSHQPPCPTVDSVSHLTAVIVSSHPEQGWSLLSDGTIVFDGTGELLPDGRVVSPHRPLGTLAVAA
- a CDS encoding pentapeptide repeat-containing protein, coding for MQEQMIDLRGDCERCFGLCCVALPFSASADFALDKPAGKPCPNLRDDHRCGIHTKLRAEGFTGCTVYDCFGAGQKVSQITFGGRDRRTAPPAEARLMLDVFPVVRQLHELLWYLTEALTLTAARPVHADLRRLLERTEALTLGTAEDLAVLDVSAHRQDVNVLLLRTSELVRAGIGGKKKNRRGADLMGARLRGADLRGATLRGAYLIAADLTGADLRGADLIGADLRDADLTDADLTGAFFVTQPQLNAARGSAGTRLPDSVTRPAHWTARL
- a CDS encoding cytochrome P450 translates to MAETTTATRPTGFRSAELGWPELHRIPHPPRRLPLLGDVLGVNRATPLQDSLRFARQLGPIYRRKAFDREFVFTWGADLVADLADESRFAKHVGLGVANLRPVAGDGLFTAYNHEPNWQLAHDVLAPGFSREAMEAYHPMMLAVAGRLTDHWDGELAAGRSVDVPGDMTKLTLETIARTGFGHDFGSFERDLPHPFVTAMVGTLSYAQRLNSVPFAALLRRAAKRNAADIAYLNRMVDDLVRARRASGGDGDLLDRMLETAHPETGERLSPENVRRQVITFLVAGHETTSGALSFALHYLSRHPEVAARARAEVDRVWGDTSMPGYDQVAKLRYVRRVLDESLRLWPTAPAFAREALEDTVLAGRYPMRRGAWTLVLTPMLQRDPEVWGADAERFDPDRFDPKAVRSRPPHVFKPFGTGARACIGRQFALHEATLVLGLLLRRYELLADPDYRLTVTERLTLMPHALRLRLERRQGGPATGTVTELDEAPPSEARCPVRGAGD
- a CDS encoding DUF2470 domain-containing protein — its product is MGDSQAWTAAPSAAEHARSVLAASWSCAVTAESGREEIVGAHTVAGNGRVTLDVPDDSSLLEAAICAPRGEPSAVLEFADAAPVPVRSRIRARLWIAGWFAPGDGERRLEFNATRVVLRRPSGAVVVDLDDFAGAAPDPLAMAEARLLTHLADSHPDAIERLTRLVEPETLHGAVRVQPLAVDRHGLTLRIERTRAHGDARLPFHAPADDVAQLTERMHVLLTQASAASCPRALQRQRTDSDG